From the Bdellovibrio reynosensis genome, one window contains:
- a CDS encoding SDR family oxidoreductase, translated as MTAKDFKPKAINQQTIVITGASSGIGLATAEMAAKRGANVVLSSRNENELIEICKKLTAAGYKAIGVKADVKNKEDLENLRSQAERAFGKIDTWVNNAGGSIYGPLLEIPEFEERELFETNFWGTRHGCHVAVDAFKGHGGVIINVGSEVSARAIPLQGMYSATKHAVKAYTDALRMELDKDEVPIKVCLVRPTAIDTLFPEHAVNHLKSGEPSLPDPCYHPDYAAEKILKCAENPERDVYVGAQSKLSAIMEFLAPGLTDKYMLKKLFDDQIKGTRTPHRIENEALFTPSALEGELRGHHKGKIKADKEMLKPHITDLN; from the coding sequence ATGACTGCCAAAGACTTCAAACCAAAAGCAATCAATCAACAAACTATCGTTATAACTGGAGCCTCAAGCGGAATCGGATTAGCAACGGCAGAAATGGCAGCAAAAAGAGGCGCCAATGTCGTCCTTTCCTCACGCAACGAAAATGAACTGATCGAAATTTGCAAAAAGCTAACAGCTGCTGGTTACAAAGCGATTGGCGTGAAGGCCGATGTGAAAAACAAAGAAGACTTAGAAAATCTGCGCAGCCAAGCAGAAAGAGCCTTCGGGAAAATAGACACTTGGGTGAATAACGCTGGCGGATCCATTTACGGTCCATTACTAGAAATTCCAGAGTTTGAAGAACGCGAATTATTCGAAACAAATTTCTGGGGAACCCGTCACGGATGCCATGTGGCTGTTGATGCATTCAAAGGCCACGGAGGCGTCATCATCAATGTGGGAAGCGAAGTTTCAGCTAGAGCAATTCCATTGCAAGGAATGTATTCAGCAACCAAACACGCAGTGAAGGCTTACACTGATGCCTTACGTATGGAACTTGATAAAGACGAAGTGCCCATCAAAGTCTGCTTAGTAAGACCGACAGCCATTGATACACTTTTCCCTGAACATGCTGTGAACCATTTAAAGTCTGGTGAACCTTCTTTACCAGATCCATGTTATCACCCGGATTATGCTGCAGAAAAAATTCTTAAATGCGCAGAAAATCCAGAGCGCGATGTTTACGTCGGTGCTCAATCCAAACTTTCAGCGATCATGGAATTCCTAGCACCGGGTCTTACTGACAAGTACATGCTTAAAAAACTTTTCGATGATCAGATTAAAGGGACTCGCACACCTCATCGCATTGAAAATGAAGCTTTGTTCACGCCCTCAGCCCTAGAGGGAGAACTGCGCGGCCATCATAAAGGGAAAATCAAAGCCGATAAGGAAATGTTAAAGCCCCATATTACGGATCTAAACTAG
- a CDS encoding ligase-associated DNA damage response DEXH box helicase — MKELKPVEDFFKNRGWTPFTFQMEAWKAFLRGESGLLHVPTGSGKTYAAVMGPFAKFLNNPKKGLKALYITPLRALARDLELALLEPIEQEKWPLKIISRTGDTSYSAKKRQLTNPADLMLTTPESLAVLISQPDAEDILKNIEVVILDEWHELMSSKRGSLIELSLSYLRSLNPELQSWAMSASISNLTEAAQVAVGRGQEPKIISGGSDRDLHMDILLPKKIDRFPWAGHLGLTLKEPLLEELNPDISTLIFTNTRSQAEKWYETILSTKPEMEPYLALHHSSLDREEREAVEEGIKNGALKWVVCTSSLDLGVDFQPVERVVQIGSPKMVARMIQRAGRSAHRPGGKSRLLFVPTNSWEILELEAVRKALKGKHIEPRRPLKKPIDVLLQHMMTLACGPGLRMDELTLALKESYSFSEITDEELKWCRQFLTRGGETLQSYPQFHKLIYDEESGKYRPASPAIAKMHRMSIGTIVSQESVQVSYTNRSRIGSVEEGFISKLKKGDVFQFAGKRLELVMLKDMTAYVKSSKATTNVIPSWDGGRFPISETLGQALREVISEKHPGMERLLQPLLGTQREVSRLPTAEMLLIEEWHSKEGEHLFVFPFEGKSVHEGLAQLWGYRFAQRKPSTFSFAVNDYGFEIIGPSDYGFKDLFDDEFFSEHEIVEEIGQSLEIGQLAQRQFRDVAQIAGLVFTGYPGAPKTGRQMQISSSLLFEVFKKHEPNNLLMKQSLDEVLTNSLESGRIKKTLQRLQKMSVEWITLDTPSPLAFPLVVENLAISNLSNESLESKIARLKKSWEKKNEDTSRERRH, encoded by the coding sequence ATGAAGGAGCTTAAACCGGTTGAAGATTTCTTTAAAAACAGAGGATGGACACCGTTCACTTTTCAAATGGAAGCGTGGAAAGCTTTTTTACGAGGAGAATCAGGACTGTTACATGTGCCAACGGGCTCAGGAAAAACATATGCTGCGGTGATGGGACCGTTTGCAAAATTTTTGAATAATCCAAAGAAAGGTCTAAAGGCACTTTATATAACTCCCCTTCGCGCATTAGCCCGAGACTTGGAGCTAGCACTTTTAGAACCGATTGAACAAGAAAAGTGGCCGCTAAAAATCATTTCGCGAACCGGGGATACTTCTTATTCTGCAAAAAAAAGACAGCTCACTAATCCAGCGGACTTAATGTTAACCACACCAGAGTCGTTAGCAGTACTTATCTCGCAACCCGATGCCGAAGATATTTTGAAAAATATTGAAGTCGTAATTCTAGATGAGTGGCATGAATTGATGTCCAGTAAACGCGGTAGCCTTATTGAACTTTCACTGTCGTATTTACGCAGTTTAAATCCAGAACTGCAAAGCTGGGCGATGTCAGCATCCATTTCAAATCTAACTGAAGCTGCTCAAGTAGCTGTCGGTCGCGGGCAAGAGCCAAAAATTATTTCTGGAGGCAGTGATCGCGATTTACATATGGATATCTTGTTACCTAAAAAGATTGACCGCTTTCCGTGGGCAGGACACCTCGGCCTAACTTTGAAAGAGCCTTTACTTGAAGAGTTAAACCCAGATATATCCACATTAATTTTCACAAACACGCGATCCCAAGCTGAAAAATGGTACGAAACAATTCTATCAACTAAACCCGAGATGGAGCCTTATTTAGCACTTCATCATAGCTCTTTAGATCGTGAAGAACGTGAAGCCGTGGAAGAAGGAATTAAAAACGGCGCCTTAAAGTGGGTGGTATGTACTTCCTCGTTAGACCTTGGTGTCGACTTTCAACCCGTGGAAAGAGTTGTGCAGATCGGCAGTCCCAAAATGGTTGCCAGAATGATTCAAAGAGCCGGAAGAAGTGCCCATCGTCCCGGAGGAAAAAGCCGACTGCTATTTGTTCCCACAAATTCTTGGGAAATTCTTGAACTAGAAGCCGTCAGAAAGGCCCTTAAAGGTAAACACATCGAACCACGCCGGCCGCTGAAAAAACCCATCGACGTTTTGTTGCAACATATGATGACACTGGCATGTGGCCCGGGCTTACGCATGGATGAGCTGACCCTAGCTCTTAAAGAAAGCTATTCATTCTCAGAAATCACAGACGAAGAATTAAAATGGTGCCGCCAGTTTTTAACCCGAGGTGGGGAAACGCTGCAATCCTATCCGCAGTTCCACAAACTGATCTACGACGAAGAAAGTGGTAAATACCGCCCTGCCAGCCCTGCCATAGCAAAAATGCATCGCATGAGTATCGGCACCATCGTTTCCCAGGAGTCCGTGCAAGTATCCTACACCAACCGTTCGCGCATTGGTTCAGTTGAAGAAGGATTTATTTCCAAACTTAAGAAAGGCGATGTGTTTCAGTTTGCAGGAAAAAGATTAGAGCTAGTCATGCTGAAAGATATGACTGCTTATGTAAAATCAAGTAAGGCCACCACAAACGTTATTCCCTCTTGGGACGGCGGACGCTTTCCTATTTCAGAAACCTTGGGTCAGGCCTTGCGTGAAGTTATCAGCGAAAAACATCCAGGAATGGAAAGACTGCTACAGCCACTACTGGGAACCCAAAGGGAAGTCTCGCGATTACCGACAGCTGAAATGCTGCTGATTGAAGAGTGGCATTCTAAAGAAGGCGAACACCTTTTCGTCTTTCCTTTTGAAGGAAAATCGGTGCATGAAGGATTAGCTCAGCTTTGGGGATATAGATTTGCCCAACGAAAACCATCCACCTTTTCATTTGCCGTCAACGACTATGGTTTTGAAATAATCGGCCCTAGCGATTATGGTTTTAAAGATTTATTTGATGATGAGTTCTTTTCTGAACACGAGATCGTCGAAGAAATTGGTCAATCCCTAGAGATAGGTCAGTTAGCTCAAAGACAATTCCGAGACGTAGCACAAATCGCAGGACTGGTTTTCACTGGATACCCTGGTGCTCCTAAAACCGGAAGACAAATGCAGATCAGTTCTTCCTTGCTCTTTGAAGTCTTTAAAAAGCATGAACCCAATAATTTACTCATGAAACAAAGCCTTGATGAGGTGCTAACAAACTCACTTGAAAGCGGAAGGATAAAAAAAACACTGCAACGACTGCAAAAGATGAGCGTGGAGTGGATTACTTTAGATACACCCTCCCCTTTGGCGTTCCCACTAGTCGTTGAAAACCTAGCGATCAGCAATCTTTCAAATGAAAGCCTTGAATCTAAAATCGCCCGACTTAAAAAATCCTGGGAAAAGAAAAATGAAGATACAAGTCGCGAACGAAGACATTGA
- the nagZ gene encoding beta-N-acetylhexosaminidase, whose translation MSISHIIGQHMFIGLSGHSLTADEKKFIVDNNIGGVCLFGRNVAEPKQVRELCAELQSLRHKQYEKAPLFIGIDMEGGRVHRLKPPFTTWPPLRKLGDLDAPTVSFHFANRMGLEMKAVGINLDFAPCVDIFTNPANTVIGDRSISSDPEMVAKHASALVRGYIKSEIITCAKHFPGHGNTIVDSHEDLPVENVDAERLEACELIPFKKSFKARVDMVMTSHIKFPKIDPDWPVTLSETFIKGIIRNELRYRGLIITDDLGMKAMTSHYGADEVPVRALKAGVDLLLYCNEPDAPPKAFEAILEATAQGSLKKEDLEESYRRILELKKTRITQPDPLSMEEVSAIVGHPDHLKIASAIANGQVPDGLLPE comes from the coding sequence ATGAGCATCAGTCATATCATTGGCCAACACATGTTTATTGGTTTATCAGGCCACAGTCTTACTGCTGACGAAAAAAAGTTTATCGTTGATAACAATATTGGTGGCGTTTGCCTATTTGGAAGAAACGTAGCTGAACCAAAACAAGTTCGTGAATTATGTGCTGAACTTCAATCTTTGCGCCACAAACAATATGAAAAAGCGCCGCTGTTTATCGGTATTGACATGGAAGGAGGCAGAGTTCACCGCCTTAAGCCGCCGTTTACTACTTGGCCACCATTAAGAAAACTAGGTGATCTTGATGCCCCGACAGTTTCATTTCACTTTGCGAATCGCATGGGGTTAGAAATGAAAGCCGTAGGAATTAATTTAGACTTTGCACCTTGCGTGGATATCTTTACGAATCCGGCTAACACCGTAATTGGAGACAGATCGATCAGTTCAGATCCAGAAATGGTTGCCAAGCACGCTTCTGCCTTAGTTCGTGGTTATATTAAATCAGAAATCATCACTTGCGCTAAACACTTCCCTGGTCATGGAAATACCATAGTAGATAGCCATGAAGACTTGCCAGTTGAAAATGTGGATGCTGAAAGACTTGAGGCTTGTGAGCTGATTCCATTTAAGAAAAGTTTTAAGGCCCGTGTTGATATGGTCATGACTTCTCATATTAAGTTCCCGAAGATTGATCCGGACTGGCCAGTCACATTATCTGAAACTTTCATTAAAGGAATCATCCGTAATGAACTTCGTTATCGCGGCCTTATCATCACAGACGATCTAGGCATGAAGGCTATGACTAGTCATTATGGTGCGGATGAAGTTCCGGTGCGCGCCTTGAAAGCCGGAGTTGATTTACTTTTATACTGCAATGAACCCGATGCTCCACCAAAAGCCTTTGAAGCAATCTTAGAGGCAACAGCACAAGGTTCGTTAAAGAAAGAAGATCTAGAAGAAAGCTATCGCCGCATTTTAGAACTTAAAAAAACACGCATCACTCAACCTGATCCTTTATCTATGGAAGAAGTTTCTGCCATCGTCGGCCACCCAGACCATCTTAAGATTGCCTCTGCCATTGCAAATGGTCAGGTGCCTGACGGACTTTTGCCTGAATAG
- a CDS encoding ligase-associated DNA damage response exonuclease — MNLIRATQQGLYCEAGDFFIDPWKPVEKAVITHGHSDHAQWGSKLYYSSEKCLPILHQRLGESLPVHTKKWGEKFKIGPTWVSFHPAGHILGSAQVRIEYKNQIWVASGDYKRTPDPSCDAFEIVPCNTFISEATFALPVYKWDRGEVTAKKILDWWMGDQDRPSLLFCYALGKAQRILAELKLLTDREVFTHGAVEPLNEIYRKAGVELLNTKSVMDQPKGYNFKGDLIIAPPSAHRSPWMKRFKEPQTAFASGWMQVRGTRRRKGYEKGFVLSDHADWNELNQTIQETGAEDIYLTHGRTDVLSRFLEEQGKTVRLFETQYSAEEEAS, encoded by the coding sequence ATGAACCTCATTCGCGCAACTCAACAGGGACTTTACTGTGAAGCCGGGGATTTTTTCATCGATCCTTGGAAGCCCGTGGAAAAAGCGGTCATCACCCACGGTCATTCCGATCATGCCCAGTGGGGTTCCAAGTTATACTATTCCTCTGAAAAATGTCTGCCGATCTTGCATCAACGACTTGGTGAAAGTCTGCCAGTTCATACCAAAAAATGGGGCGAGAAATTTAAGATTGGTCCCACATGGGTAAGTTTTCATCCAGCCGGGCATATTCTTGGTTCGGCGCAAGTTCGCATCGAATATAAAAATCAGATCTGGGTTGCTTCTGGCGACTATAAGCGTACCCCCGATCCTTCTTGTGACGCCTTTGAGATTGTACCCTGTAACACCTTTATTTCTGAAGCCACCTTTGCCCTGCCCGTTTATAAATGGGACCGCGGCGAGGTGACGGCAAAAAAGATTTTAGATTGGTGGATGGGAGATCAGGATCGTCCTTCACTTCTTTTTTGTTACGCTTTGGGAAAAGCACAAAGGATTCTCGCTGAACTAAAACTGCTTACTGACCGCGAGGTATTTACCCATGGCGCAGTGGAACCTCTTAATGAAATTTATCGTAAGGCAGGAGTAGAACTTCTAAATACCAAGTCCGTCATGGATCAGCCAAAAGGTTATAATTTCAAAGGTGATTTAATCATTGCACCACCTTCGGCCCATCGCTCACCTTGGATGAAAAGATTTAAGGAACCACAAACCGCATTTGCCTCTGGTTGGATGCAAGTGCGAGGAACACGAAGACGTAAAGGCTATGAAAAAGGATTCGTACTTTCTGATCATGCCGATTGGAATGAATTGAACCAAACAATTCAAGAAACCGGTGCCGAAGATATTTATCTTACCCACGGCAGAACCGATGTGCTAAGTCGATTCTTAGAAGAACAGGGAAAAACGGTCCGCTTATTTGAGACTCAATACTCTGCTGAAGAGGAGGCTTCATGA
- the pdeM gene encoding ligase-associated DNA damage response endonuclease PdeM, with the protein MKIQVANEDIDLLPQKAFLWQRQKLLGLSDVHLGKAESYQHAGVPMPSGAHRDDLNLIADLIDRHGIEHVVILGDWIHDKHSLSELVVRDLNSFFAAYRNVQWSLILGNHERASHELLKRFPFQMVIEDMEIGPFLFTHGHKYKKVPQFQIQGHTHPLVRIHEGPLKLKLPCFHLEKNCLTIPAFGSLTGGYVIRPGKNDRVFAIGSDSIFEVDTRP; encoded by the coding sequence ATGAAGATACAAGTCGCGAACGAAGACATTGATCTGTTACCGCAAAAAGCTTTTTTGTGGCAGCGACAAAAGCTTTTGGGCTTGTCAGATGTCCATTTAGGAAAAGCAGAAAGTTATCAACACGCTGGTGTACCCATGCCTTCCGGCGCGCATCGCGATGACTTAAACCTGATCGCAGACCTTATTGATCGCCACGGGATTGAACACGTGGTTATCCTTGGCGATTGGATTCACGATAAACACAGTCTTAGTGAACTCGTCGTCAGGGACCTGAACTCATTCTTTGCCGCTTACCGAAACGTCCAATGGTCACTGATATTGGGAAACCACGAAAGAGCTTCCCACGAACTCTTAAAAAGATTTCCGTTTCAAATGGTGATTGAGGATATGGAAATTGGTCCTTTCCTTTTTACCCACGGGCACAAATACAAAAAAGTTCCCCAGTTTCAAATTCAAGGGCACACACATCCGTTAGTAAGAATTCATGAAGGACCACTAAAACTAAAACTTCCCTGCTTCCACTTAGAAAAAAACTGTCTAACGATTCCAGCCTTCGGCAGTTTAACCGGAGGTTACGTCATTCGCCCCGGAAAAAACGATCGAGTTTTTGCCATAGGCAGTGACAGTATTTTTGAAGTCGACACAAGACCTTGA
- a CDS encoding ATP-dependent DNA ligase translates to MKAFAKLYEDLDSTTSTNEKVDALKKYFSVAKDADAMWAVLLLTGKISKRVLTSRNLRDLFLSATHYPEWLYDESYHHVGDTAETLSLLANSLNLCSEESTAKDKSLAKWLEKEIPDLSKIKDELTQSEKLMSWWKELTYQEIYILNKLMTGAFRVGVSEKLVIRALSEVFELPTDQIAHRLTGDIATGAETFRQLVSHEPNQLNFSQPYPFCLAHPWNERSERNFEPEDWCIEWKFDGIRAQVIRRENQLWIWSRGEEQITNTFPDVAQSLESLHPGTVLDGEILVFKGDKILPFQELQKRLGRKKVSPAMMNDLPAGFIAYDCLEYEGNDLRDKPLKERKEYLDKALEQISAKLIRASPTLTVDSLDELDRLRADSRNKDAEGLMIKLWSGSYTVGRKTGNWWKYKVDPLTLDAVLIYAQAGTGRRSNLYTDYTFALWNENNELTPFAKAYSGLDQKEIDELDQWIRRHTVEKFGPVRSVQAFHVFEIGFEGIGLSKRHKSGLAVRFPRILRWRKDKKPQDADSIKSAKELLSAAGQS, encoded by the coding sequence ATGAAAGCCTTTGCCAAGCTTTATGAAGACCTTGATTCAACCACTTCCACTAATGAAAAAGTCGATGCGCTTAAAAAATACTTTTCCGTCGCTAAGGATGCCGATGCGATGTGGGCAGTATTACTTTTAACCGGAAAGATTTCCAAAAGAGTTTTAACTTCGCGAAATCTGCGCGATTTATTCTTAAGTGCCACCCATTATCCAGAATGGCTTTATGATGAAAGCTATCATCATGTGGGTGACACAGCCGAAACTTTAAGTCTGCTTGCGAACTCTTTAAATCTTTGCAGCGAAGAAAGCACAGCAAAAGATAAAAGTCTTGCGAAGTGGCTTGAAAAAGAAATTCCAGATTTATCAAAAATCAAAGATGAATTAACTCAAAGTGAAAAATTGATGAGTTGGTGGAAAGAGCTCACCTACCAGGAAATTTACATCCTGAATAAGCTTATGACCGGAGCTTTCCGAGTCGGCGTCAGCGAAAAGCTGGTGATCCGCGCACTATCTGAAGTATTTGAACTGCCTACAGACCAAATAGCTCACAGACTTACTGGCGATATCGCTACGGGTGCTGAAACTTTCAGGCAACTTGTTTCCCACGAACCGAACCAACTTAACTTCAGTCAGCCTTATCCATTTTGTCTTGCTCACCCTTGGAACGAAAGAAGTGAAAGGAATTTTGAGCCGGAAGATTGGTGTATCGAATGGAAGTTCGACGGCATTCGTGCCCAAGTTATTCGCAGGGAAAATCAATTATGGATATGGTCGCGCGGTGAAGAACAAATCACGAATACATTTCCTGATGTAGCGCAATCGTTAGAAAGTCTTCACCCTGGTACAGTTTTAGATGGTGAAATCCTGGTTTTTAAAGGCGATAAGATTCTTCCGTTTCAGGAGCTACAAAAACGCTTGGGACGTAAGAAAGTAAGTCCCGCCATGATGAACGATTTGCCAGCGGGGTTCATCGCTTACGATTGCCTGGAATATGAAGGCAATGATCTTCGCGATAAACCACTTAAAGAAAGAAAAGAATATCTCGATAAAGCCTTAGAACAGATTTCTGCTAAACTGATTAGGGCATCACCCACTTTAACTGTTGATAGTCTTGATGAGCTCGATCGCCTGCGCGCAGATTCCCGTAACAAGGATGCTGAAGGCTTAATGATTAAGTTATGGAGTGGCTCATACACAGTGGGCAGAAAAACCGGAAACTGGTGGAAGTATAAAGTCGATCCACTCACGCTAGATGCAGTTCTAATTTACGCGCAAGCCGGTACGGGACGCAGATCAAATCTTTACACCGATTACACGTTCGCACTGTGGAACGAAAATAATGAGCTGACTCCTTTTGCAAAAGCTTACTCAGGCCTCGATCAAAAAGAAATTGATGAACTTGATCAGTGGATTCGACGACATACGGTCGAAAAATTTGGGCCAGTAAGATCAGTTCAAGCCTTTCACGTTTTTGAAATCGGTTTTGAAGGTATCGGCCTATCTAAAAGGCATAAGTCAGGACTTGCTGTTCGCTTTCCGCGCATTCTGCGTTGGCGCAAAGATAAAAAACCCCAGGATGCTGACTCCATAAAAAGTGCTAAGGAACTTTTAAGTGCGGCAGGTCAGTCATGA